TTTGCACCTGGTGCCAATCCAAGTCCACCAATTAATCCAGCTGCAAGATCACTTATAATATCACCGTAGAGATTGGGCAGCACCAATACATCATATAGCTCTGGTTTTTGAACAAGTTGCATACACATGTTGTCAACAATTTTGTCTTCAAATTCTATATCCGGATATCTGGTTGCAACTTCTCTTGCAACTTCAAGAAAAAGCCCATCAGAGTATTTCATAATATTTGCCTTATGCACAGCAGTAACTTTTTTGCGACTATTTTTTCTTGCATACTCAAAGGCAAATCTTACAATTCTTTCTGTGCCGAAAACTGATATTGGTTTAATGCTTATTCCAGAGTCATGCCTGATTTTTTTGGTGGTTTTTTCTTCAATAAATTTTATCAAGTCTATAGTTTCTGGTTCACCTTTCTTAAACTCAATACCAGCATAGAGGTCTTCGGTATTCTCTCTTATTATTACAAGATCAACATTTTCATATTTTGTCCTTGCACCTTTAAAGCTTTTACACGGTCTCACGCAGGCATAAAGATCAAGAGCTTGCCTTAAAGAAACATTAACGCTTCTAAAACCTGTTCCAACAGGCGTTGTTATAGGTCCTTTTATGGCAATCTTATTCTTTTTAATTGAATCTATCACTCTTTCAGGAAGTGGATTCCCTTCTTTTAAATATACTTCTTCACCGGCATTTTGAATTTCCCAATTAATTTTTACTCCTGTTGCTTCAACGACTTTTTTCATTGCTTCTGATATCTCAGGACCTATTCCATCTCCTGGAATAAGAGTAACAGTATACATTCTATAGTTCCTCCTAAGGTGTTACTGTGAGAATTTGCCTGACAATGTCAGGATATTGGGCTATAAATCTAAGCTCATCATCAGTAAGAGGTTTTTGAGTATGTAAATTTGCATATTGGACAAGTTCAAGAATTTTTCTTGCTTCAGCATCATCGTGAAACTCTATACCGAGTTTGCTATATACATATCTGAATCCTTTTATTCCACCATATTCTCCTGTAGTGATGATTCTTCCTGTTTCAAGAAGTTCTGGTTCTCCACGACCAACATCTTCTGGAGAGTAAAGTTCATAATTTGATCTGTCTTTTAAAACTCCATCAGCATGAATTCCTGATTCATGGGCAAAGGCATTTGCACCAACTCCAGGTTGATTTATCGGAATAGGGATATTGAAAGCATAGGAAGCATATCTGGCAATTTTCCAAGCCATTTTAAGATTTATATGCTCATCAAGAGGACATTTTTCTTTAAGCCCATGAGAAAACTTAAGAGCCAGTATTGTAGAGACTAAATCGGCATTTCCAGCTCTTTCACCATATCCATTTATAGTTGTATTTATGTAACTGTCTACACCTGCTTCCACTGTTGCTTGAGCTCCTGCAACAGAAACTGCTTCAGCCATGCCAAGGTCATTATGACAGTGCATTTCAATGGGAAATTTTGTTGCGAGAGCAAGCGTGTGAATTCTCTCGTAAATTGTAATCGGATCTTCGCATCCAAGTGTATCGCAATAGCGGAATCTATCTCCACCTGCTTCTTTTCCTGCAAGGATGAATTCAATGAGTCTGCTGAGTTCAGTACGGGATGCATCCTCTGCATTGAATCCAACTGTTTCTGCTCCAAGTTCTTTTGCAAGTTTGACAGCATTGTACATGCTTTTTACAATGTCATCCCATGTTTTTCTTCCCTGAAATTTTCCCTGTATCATGATTTCAGAGGTGGAAATTGAAAGATTAAGATGTTTAAGTTTTGGACAATTCTTAAAAGCTAATTCCACATCTTCTGGAATTGCTCTTGCCCATCCTTCAAGATGAATTCTTTTTAATACACCCATTTCAGCAAGTTCAAGATTGGCATTGATATAGTTTACTTCATGTTTTAAAGTAGGAAATCCAATTTCACTCTGGTAAACACCCATTTCATCAAGATATAAATTGAGCATTGTTTTTGAAAGCTTTGGAAGAAGTATTCGTGAAGTCTGAACTCCATCTCTATTTGTTACATCAATAATGTAAACCTTCCCCATATTTGCCATTTTTCCTCCTTGTTATAAAAATTGTTGTTATTTTCTTTGTGAAATCTCTCTTGGAATGGCTACTTTGCCTGTTCTAACAAATTCCTTTATTCCCATTGGTTTCATAAGCTCAATAAAGGCTTGAATCTTTTTTTCATCTCCTGTTACTTCTATTGTATAGGTTGTTGGACCTGAATCAACCACTCTTCCACGAAATATTTCAACTGTTTTCAAAACTTCAAGTCTGTTTTCCTTTCTTGGTGCAACTTTAATTAAAACCATTTCCCTTTCCACATGGTCTATTTCAGTTAAATCAACAACTTTAATAACATCAACGAGTCTGTTAAGTTGTTTTGTAATCTGTTCAATAACTCTATCATCTCCTGTTGTTACAATTGTCATTATGGAGATATTGGGATCTATAGTTTCTCCTACTGATAGACTTTCTATATTATAACCTCTACCACTAAAAAGTCCTGCTATTCTCGCTAAAACACCAAATTTGTTTTCTACAAGCACTGAGATTGTATGTCTCACAGTTGCCCCCTATTTTACTGCTTTAAGTTTCCGTTCTTTTTTCTTCTCTTCAAAGATCATCTGATCAATAGGAGCTCCAGGCGGTACCATAGGATAAACTTTCTCTTTCCAGTCAACAACGAAATCCATAAATACAGGTTTTCTTATTGATAAGGCTTCTTTTATAACTGGTTCAACTTCGCTTGGTTTAGTTGCTCTTAACCCAACAGCACCATAAGCTTCTGCAACCTTTACAAAGTCTGGTGCTGTACTTAGATAGGTATGAGAGTACCTTTCATTATAAAAGATTTCCTGCCATTGTCTGACCATTCCAAGATAGCTGTTATTAAGTATTGCCACTTTTACAGGTAAATCATAAACTACTGCTGTTGCGAGTTCCTGTATATTCATCTGAATACTTCCATCTCCTGCTATGTCGATAACTGTCATATCAGGAAAAGCAAGTTGAGCACCAATTGCAGCAGGAAATCCATATCCCATGGTGCCAAGTCCACCTGAGGTTACAAGTCTGCGGGGTTTGTCAAATTTGTAAAACTGTGCTGTCCACATCTGATTCTGTCCAACCTCTGTTGTAATAATTGCATCGCCTTTTGTAACTTCATATATTTTTTCAATAACATACTGAGGCTTTATAACTTCAGGGTCAAATTCATATGTAAGAGGTCTTTCCTTTTTCCATTGATTTATCTGTTTGAGCCATGCCTTTCTAATCTCTTCCCATTGAGGTTTTATTTCTTCTTTGAGGATTTTATTTAATACCTGAAGAACTCTGCTAACATCTCCAACTATTGGAATATCAACTCTTACATTTTTACGAATTGATGTGGGATCAATATCTATATGAATTATCTTTGCCTGAGGTGCAAAGGCATCTGTTTTCCCTGTTACTCTATCATCAAATCTCATTCCAATTGCAATGATTAAATCGGAATTCTGAACTGCCATATTGGCATAATATGTTCCGTGCATTCCGAGCATTCCAAGTGAAAGCTCATGGGTGCGTGGGAAACTGCCAAGCCCCATTAAAGTATTGGCAACAGGGATTTGAGTAATCTCTGCAAGTTCTTTAAGATATTCATGAGCATTGGAAATTATACATCCACCACCAGCAATAATGACAGGTTTTTTGGCTTTAGCTATTTCCTGTGCTGCTTTTTTTATCATGTAAAAATTGCCTTCATAGGTTGGATTATAGCTTCTTATGTAAACTTTTTCTGGCCAAATAAACTCTGTTTTTCCCTGTGTGACATCCTTAGGAAGATCTATAAGAACAGGACCTGGTCTGCCAGTTGTTGCGATGTAAAAAGCTTCTCTTACTTGCCGTGCGAGGTCCTTAACGTCTTTCACAAGAATATTGTATTTAGTGCATGGTCTAGTAATTCCTACAATATCTGCTTCCTGAAATGCGTCATTTCCAATTAAAAATGTAGGAACCTGACCTGTAAAAATAACAAGGGGAACAGAGTCCATATAGGCATTTGCAATTCCGGTTACAGTATTGGTTGCTCCAGGACCACTTGTTACGAGAACAACTCCAGGTTTTCCACTAACTCTTGCATATCCGTCAGCAGCATGAGTTGCACCCTGTTCATGTCTCGTAAGAATTAGTTTTATATCCGGATCATCGTAAAGAAGGTCAAAAATATCGAGTATTACTCCACCAGGGTAACCAAAAATATGTTTTACACCCTCTCTTTTTAGGCACTCAATTAAAATTTCTGCACCTTTCATTTTAGCCATGGCTCTATCCTTATTTTATAAGTTTAAAAAATAAAATACCATAACTCTTTTTATTTTATCAATTCATTAAATTTTTTTATACTTTTAAAAACATCTTCAGGACTATGAGCTTCTATTGTGTAAATACAGTTTTTATTTTTGAATAATCCAAAAAATTTTTCAAAATCAAAGGAACCACATCCAATACAGAGATGCTCATCAAACTGTTTATTATTGTCGTGTAAGTGAAGTTCAATTATATATTTATCCAATGAGTTAAGCCATTCTTCAATGCTCTTTTTTGAAAAAAGATTAAAGTGTCCTGTGTCTAAACATATTCCAAAATAAGGACAATAGAGTTTCTCAACAAGCATTTTCAGATTTTCAGGGTCTTCTTCAAAAATATTTTCTATTGCAATTTTAATGTTTAATCTTTCTGCTCTTGGTAAAATTCTTTCCCATGTTTTAAGGCTTGCTTGAAGCCATACATCTACTTTGAAAGCATATTTCCACTTTTCATAACCTGAATGAAAAACTATTGATTTTGGCTTAAGAATTTCAGCAATATCAAAAACCTGATTAAATCTCTCAATTGTAACTTCTCTTACTTTTGAATCAACTGCACCAGGTGAAAGATCCATAAAAGGTGCATGGAAAGACAAAGAGGGTTCATAGGAAAGAACCCTCTTAAGTTCTGTTATATCTTTTTGTGTAATACAATCAAGTGATTGAGAGTCAAAGTATATTTCAAGGTTAAATTTTTCTTTCTGAATTATATCAATGTAATCGTAAATTTTACTGTATGGAACATGAATGTGCAGGTTTTCCATCTATGTAGATTTTTCCTCTGATTTTTTGGAAGTTTTATCGGAATTGTTTGAATTAGAAGTATTCTCTGAATTATTTTTTCTTGCATAATCTGTTACATACCAGCCAGTTCCCTTCAACACAAAAGAAGAAAGGGATATAAGTTTTTTAAGTTCTCCACCACAAACAGGGCAATTTTTTAAAGGTTTATCACTAAATTTTTGAATAACTTCGTGAATTTTGTGGCATTCCATGCATTCATACTCATATATGGGCATCTGACTCAACACCTCCTTTGTTTATTAGGATACTGATAAAATTTATTTTAAAACATCCATGCTTATTTTTGGTATAATTTAGTAAGAATTTTTTAGGAGGCTTGAGATATGAAAGTTCTTGTAACAGGAGGAGCTGGTTTTATAGGAAGTGATTTTGTAAGATTAGCTGCAAGAAAAGGCTGGAAGGTTATAGTTGTTGATAAATTGACTTATGCAGGTGATTTGGAAAGGCTTAAACCTATTCAAGACAGAATAGATTTTTATAATATAGATATTCTTGATAAGCAAGAATTAAGAAAAATATTTAAAAAACATAAACCAGAAGTAATCTTACATTTTGCATCTGAGACAAATATTGATAAATCAGTCATAGATCCGAGTATTTTTATGGAAACAAACATTATAGGAACCATATGTCTTCTTGATCTTGTTAAAGAATTTGAAGTAGAAAAATTTGTAAACATTACTTCTTATGAAGAATATGGAGATATTAGGGAAGGAGAAAGAGATGAAGACTGTCCTCTAAATCCTCGTTCTCCCTATGCTGTAAGCAAGGCATCAGCTGATATGCTTGGACAGGTTTACTGGAGAGCATTGCAAATTCCTGTTATAACCTTAAGACTATGTAGTATATATGGTCCCTGGCAGAATCCTGAAAGACTCATACCTATGACAATACTTAGAGCTTTACGTAACGAGCAAATTCCGGTGTATGGAACAGGTGATATAATTCGTGAATGGCTTTATCTTTGTGATTGTGTTAGAGCAATTTTTGCGGTTCTGGAAAAAGGTAAACCTGGAGATGTATATAATGTGGGAAGTGGAGAACGATTTTCAGTTATAGAGATTGTAAGGCGAATATTAAAAATTCTTGATAAACCTGAAAGTCTGATAAAATTTGTTCCAGATCGTCCAGGACATGAAAAAAGAGTTGCCATATGCAGTGAAAAAATAAAAAACAGAACAGGCTGGTCTCCGGTAACAAGCTTTGAATCAGGATTAAAATCTACAGTAGAGTGGAATTTAAACAATAGAACATGGCTATTTAAAAAGTTGTTTTATTATGAAGATTTATGGAGCAAGCTTTACAGAGAAGACTAAATTATCATATTGGTACATCCGGCTGGCAATACGCACACTGGAGAGGAATTTTTTATCCTGCAGAATTAAAATATTCAGACTGGCTTTATTATTACTCCAAGTATTTCTCAACAGTTGAGATTAATGTCACTTTTTACAGAGATGTAAGAACATCAACTTTTCAGAAATGGTATAATTCAACACCAAAAAATTTTCTATTTTCAGTTAAACTTTCAAGACAGATAACACATTTTAAAAGACTTAAAGTTGACAAACTCTATATTGAAAGCTTTATTCAGAAGTATTCAACTTTAAAAGAAAAACTTGGAGTTATTCTAATTCAACTTCCTCCAGGATTAAAGTTTGACGAAACATTAGTTGATGATTTCATTTCTATGTTAGACAAAACCTATAAGTATACAATTGAAGTTAGAAATAAAACATTCATTCATGATAAATTTTTTGAAATTTTGAAACAAAACAACATTGCCTTTTGCATAGCAGATTCTGCTGGACGATTTCCCTATTATGAGGTAGTTACAGCAGATTTTATCTATGTTAGACTTCATGGCTCTCAGAGACTTTATGCTTCAGAATATACAGAGGAAGAGTTGAAAGAATGGGTTAGAAAGATTAACACATGGAATAAGCCTACATTTGTTTACTTTGACAATGATTATATGGGATACGCTGTGAAAAATGCATCAAGACTTAAAGAACTTCTTACTGACATTTCTCTTTTTCAAAAATAGGACAGAAACCTTCCTGAATATCTTTTTGAGAGATATTGCTTAGAAGATACTCTTTAATATTATCCTGCCCTATAATGAATTTTTTTGTTGCCCCTTCATCACAGAATAGTACTGGAACATGCTGTATTTTCAAAGTTCTAAGAGCACCTGTAATTTCTTTTGCTTCAATAGCTTGAACTGAAATTGAATGAGTTTTACAGAACTGTATTACTTCTTCACAATGTTGACATTCCTTAGAATATATGAGAACGTACTGGGAAGAGGGAATCTGTCCAATTTCTGGATTTACAAAATAGGTTATGAGAAATATGCTAATAAAACAACTAAATGCATAGATTATTTCAAATCTTTTTCTAATAAGTCTAAATAAACAGCTTAATAAAATAATTCCAAATACGGTAATACAAAAAATACAAAATTCTCTAACGACAAAGCTTTGAAAACCAAGTAAATAACCCTCTACAGACAAAGCTAAAATAAGAATACCGGAATGAAAATACTCAATCAATGGTTGAATTTTTGGAGGAAATTTATAAAGAGAAACAAAGATTAAAGTTATAAATAGCGCTAATCCTGAAATAAGAAGGATAAGGTCTCCTCCTTTAACAAAGCTTTCAACAATTCTGCATCCTTGAGTAGTACAGATACTTTTACCGTGAATATGTAAAATAAATTCAGTTAATACAATTATAAAACCTGCAACATAAAATACTGGATAAAAATTGAGAATTTTAATTTTAGGCATAACTTTAATATACCACAATGGAGCATTATTTATAAAAGTTTCTATAGCTTATACTTAGTGCATTGACAAAGAGAAATGTTTTATGATAATTTTTTACATGTTATCCTTCTTAAAAAAATGGAAGAAGAAAAGGGAGCTTAAAAAAATCAATAAGCTCATAAAAGAATTTGAAGAGATGAGAGAAAATTTATTGAAAAAAGCTGAAGCACTTGAAGAATTTGCAAATAGAAGGATAAAAGAGTTAGAATTAAAATTAGACAATATGGAACAGCAATTAGAGGTCTTTGAGAAAATTATAGATTCTCTTGATCCTAAAAAAAGAGTTAATTAAATGCGGGTGTAGCTCAGCTGGTAGAGCACAACCTTGCCAAGGTTGGGGTCACGGGTTCGAATCCCGCCACCCGCTTTTTTTTATTGGCGACGTACCCAAGCGGCTAAGGGAGCGGTCTGCAAAACCGCCATGCGCCGGTTCGAATCCGGCCGTCGCCTTAAATTTTTTATTTTAGAGAACAGCAAAAAATTATTAAAAAATAAAAGAGATTTTTTAATTTGAGACCTCTTGGCGTTCATACTTCAATTAAAAACACTTTAATTAATTCCATAGAAGAAGCTGTTCAGCTTCAATGTACAACATTTCAGATATTTCTTCATAGTCCCAGGATCTGGGAAATTCCAGAGTATGAAGAACAAGTTATTGATGAGTTTAAAAGACTTAGAAAACTTCATGGATTGAATCCTTTAGTTATTCATGCCTCTTATCTGATAAATCTTATCTCATCAAAACCAAAGACAATTGCCTCTTCAAGATATCTTTTAAAAAGAGAAGTCTTAATGGCAGATGCTCTGGGTGCAGACTATTATGTAATTCATTTAAAGGACAACAAAGATATGGACAAGGATGAGATTTATGCTAAAACTAAAGAAGGTTTCAGCAAAATAGGAAAGCTTGAAAAATGTAAAATTCTCATAGAAAATACAGCAAAAAGTAAAATAACATCTCAGATTCCTGATTTGATTGAAACACTTCAAAAAATTGAAAGTGAAAACATTGGCGGAATTTGTATTGACACCTGTCATCTTTTTGCAGCCGGATATGATATATCTGGCGAAGATGGAATATCAAAGTTTATTGAAGAGGTTTTTCAATCTGGCTCTTTTGGTTTAATTAAGTTAATCCATCTTAACGATTCAAAAGCACCTGCAGGTTCTGGAATTGACAGGCACGAACATATTGGAAAAGGGCACATTGGAATATCAGGCTTTGAAAGATTTTTAAAGATAAAAGAACTCTCCAATGTGCCTTTAATTCTCGAGACACCTAAAAAATCTCCTGAAGATGATTTAAAAAATCTCAATGCTGTAAGAGAAATCCTCAGGAAGTTAGAATCCTGAATATTTCTTCATATCTTTCAGCAGTCTTTTTTACAATTTCATCTGGTAATGGTGGTGCAGGTGGCTTTTTGTCCCAGTTTATAGAAATTAAATAATCTCTTACAATTTGCTTATCATAGCTGTCCTGAGGTTTTCCTGGTACATAATTTTTCACTGCCCAGAATCTTGATGAATCAGGTGTTAAAAGTTCGTCAATTAGTATGAGTTGTTCATTATAAAAACCAAATTCCATTTTTGTATCAGCAATTATAATACCCTTTTTTTCTGCGATTTCAGATGCCTTTTTATAGATTGAAATTGATATGTCTTTTATTTTTTTAGCTACTTCTTCGCCAAGAATTTTCACAGTTTCATCAAAACTTATATTTATATCATGTCCCTTTTCAGCCTTTGTGCTTGGTGTGTAAATCGGCTCAGGAAGTTTTTGAGATTCCACAAGCCCCTCAGGAAGTTTAATTCCACAAATCATGCCTGTTTTCTGATAATCCTTCCATCCTGAACCAGTTATATATCCACGGACTATGCATTCTACAGGAAGAGGTTTTGCTTTTTTTACAAGCATACTTCTTCCTTCTAGAATATCTTTATATTTTCTAAGAGGTTCGGGAAATTCATCTACATTAGCTGAAACAATATGATTTTCAATTATGTCTTTTACCATATTAAACCAGAATAGAGAAATTTGCGTTAACACCTTTCCCTTACCTGGAATTCCTGTTGGAAGCACTACATCAAAAGCAGAAACTCTGTCTGTCGCCACAATTAAAAGATAGTCTCCTACTTCATAAATATCTCTTACTTTCCCTCTTCTGAGAAATTTAACACCTTCAATATTTGTTTCAAGAACAATGTTTCCCATGTTTTCCTCCTAAATTATATTTTCAATAAACGCATACCTTTCCCTAACTTCAGGGAATTTATGATAGCATTTTTAACAAAATTTTTTGCAGCCTTAAAAGCCTCTTTGGGTTCATAATTAAGACATAAAAAAGACAGAAAAGCAGAAGAAAAAGCACATCCAGTTCCATGAAACTCGCCTGGATATTTTTCGCTTTCTATTTTATAAAAATTTTTCCCATCGTAAAGTATATCAATTGCTTTTTCCTCAAGATGTCCTCCTTTGATTATAGCAAAATTTGATCCAAGTTGATAAAGTTTTTCTGAAGCTCTATAAACATCCTCTATTTTTTCAATCTTTACTTCTGTGAGTGTCTCTGCCTCAGGAATGTTTGCTGTAACAGCAATTGAGAGAGGAATGAGTTCTTCTTTTAAAATTTTTAACGCATTGTTTTCTATTAATTTTGCTCCCAAAGTAGAGGTAATTACAGGATCAATTACAAGATTTTTTATATTGAATTTTTTTATTTTTTCGACTATGCACTGTAAAGCTTCTTTACTGTAAAGCATTCCTGTTTTTGCTCCAAATGGTTTTATATCTTTTAAGAGAACTTCAAACTGGGCTTCTATAACTTCTGGAGGCACAGGATGGGTTAAAACAAACTCTGATGTACTTTGGGCAGTAACAGCAGTTAGGATACTCAATCCATAGATGTCAAGGGAATAAAAAACTTTTAAATCCAACTGGATTCCTGCTCCAGATGTAGGATCAGAAGCTCCTATTGTTAAAGCTGTTTTCATCATTTTTTCTCTATATTTTTAATTAGTTCTGCACCATAAAGAAAAACCGCCCATCCATAAAAAAGCCACATAAGAAGAGCAAGAAAGGTTGATACAGAGCCATA
The nucleotide sequence above comes from Thermodesulfovibrio aggregans. Encoded proteins:
- a CDS encoding isocitrate/isopropylmalate dehydrogenase family protein, producing MYTVTLIPGDGIGPEISEAMKKVVEATGVKINWEIQNAGEEVYLKEGNPLPERVIDSIKKNKIAIKGPITTPVGTGFRSVNVSLRQALDLYACVRPCKSFKGARTKYENVDLVIIRENTEDLYAGIEFKKGEPETIDLIKFIEEKTTKKIRHDSGISIKPISVFGTERIVRFAFEYARKNSRKKVTAVHKANIMKYSDGLFLEVAREVATRYPDIEFEDKIVDNMCMQLVQKPELYDVLVLPNLYGDIISDLAAGLIGGLGLAPGANIGDEYAVFEPTHGSAPKYKGLNKVNPFAIILSAVMMLNHIGEKEAASKIEKAISEIIKEGKYVTYDMKSPEDPNPPVGTQEVAEALIEKIKSY
- a CDS encoding LeuA family protein, translating into MGKVYIIDVTNRDGVQTSRILLPKLSKTMLNLYLDEMGVYQSEIGFPTLKHEVNYINANLELAEMGVLKRIHLEGWARAIPEDVELAFKNCPKLKHLNLSISTSEIMIQGKFQGRKTWDDIVKSMYNAVKLAKELGAETVGFNAEDASRTELSRLIEFILAGKEAGGDRFRYCDTLGCEDPITIYERIHTLALATKFPIEMHCHNDLGMAEAVSVAGAQATVEAGVDSYINTTINGYGERAGNADLVSTILALKFSHGLKEKCPLDEHINLKMAWKIARYASYAFNIPIPINQPGVGANAFAHESGIHADGVLKDRSNYELYSPEDVGRGEPELLETGRIITTGEYGGIKGFRYVYSKLGIEFHDDAEARKILELVQYANLHTQKPLTDDELRFIAQYPDIVRQILTVTP
- the ilvN gene encoding acetolactate synthase small subunit, whose product is MRHTISVLVENKFGVLARIAGLFSGRGYNIESLSVGETIDPNISIMTIVTTGDDRVIEQITKQLNRLVDVIKVVDLTEIDHVEREMVLIKVAPRKENRLEVLKTVEIFRGRVVDSGPTTYTIEVTGDEKKIQAFIELMKPMGIKEFVRTGKVAIPREISQRK
- the ilvB gene encoding biosynthetic-type acetolactate synthase large subunit; its protein translation is MAKMKGAEILIECLKREGVKHIFGYPGGVILDIFDLLYDDPDIKLILTRHEQGATHAADGYARVSGKPGVVLVTSGPGATNTVTGIANAYMDSVPLVIFTGQVPTFLIGNDAFQEADIVGITRPCTKYNILVKDVKDLARQVREAFYIATTGRPGPVLIDLPKDVTQGKTEFIWPEKVYIRSYNPTYEGNFYMIKKAAQEIAKAKKPVIIAGGGCIISNAHEYLKELAEITQIPVANTLMGLGSFPRTHELSLGMLGMHGTYYANMAVQNSDLIIAIGMRFDDRVTGKTDAFAPQAKIIHIDIDPTSIRKNVRVDIPIVGDVSRVLQVLNKILKEEIKPQWEEIRKAWLKQINQWKKERPLTYEFDPEVIKPQYVIEKIYEVTKGDAIITTEVGQNQMWTAQFYKFDKPRRLVTSGGLGTMGYGFPAAIGAQLAFPDMTVIDIAGDGSIQMNIQELATAVVYDLPVKVAILNNSYLGMVRQWQEIFYNERYSHTYLSTAPDFVKVAEAYGAVGLRATKPSEVEPVIKEALSIRKPVFMDFVVDWKEKVYPMVPPGAPIDQMIFEEKKKERKLKAVK
- a CDS encoding sugar phosphate isomerase/epimerase family protein gives rise to the protein MENLHIHVPYSKIYDYIDIIQKEKFNLEIYFDSQSLDCITQKDITELKRVLSYEPSLSFHAPFMDLSPGAVDSKVREVTIERFNQVFDIAEILKPKSIVFHSGYEKWKYAFKVDVWLQASLKTWERILPRAERLNIKIAIENIFEEDPENLKMLVEKLYCPYFGICLDTGHFNLFSKKSIEEWLNSLDKYIIELHLHDNNKQFDEHLCIGCGSFDFEKFFGLFKNKNCIYTIEAHSPEDVFKSIKKFNELIK
- a CDS encoding FmdB family zinc ribbon protein; the protein is MPIYEYECMECHKIHEVIQKFSDKPLKNCPVCGGELKKLISLSSFVLKGTGWYVTDYARKNNSENTSNSNNSDKTSKKSEEKST
- a CDS encoding dTDP-glucose 4,6-dehydratase, with the translated sequence MKVLVTGGAGFIGSDFVRLAARKGWKVIVVDKLTYAGDLERLKPIQDRIDFYNIDILDKQELRKIFKKHKPEVILHFASETNIDKSVIDPSIFMETNIIGTICLLDLVKEFEVEKFVNITSYEEYGDIREGERDEDCPLNPRSPYAVSKASADMLGQVYWRALQIPVITLRLCSIYGPWQNPERLIPMTILRALRNEQIPVYGTGDIIREWLYLCDCVRAIFAVLEKGKPGDVYNVGSGERFSVIEIVRRILKILDKPESLIKFVPDRPGHEKRVAICSEKIKNRTGWSPVTSFESGLKSTVEWNLNNRTWLFKKLFYYEDLWSKLYRED
- a CDS encoding DUF72 domain-containing protein, with the protein product MEQALQRRLNYHIGTSGWQYAHWRGIFYPAELKYSDWLYYYSKYFSTVEINVTFYRDVRTSTFQKWYNSTPKNFLFSVKLSRQITHFKRLKVDKLYIESFIQKYSTLKEKLGVILIQLPPGLKFDETLVDDFISMLDKTYKYTIEVRNKTFIHDKFFEILKQNNIAFCIADSAGRFPYYEVVTADFIYVRLHGSQRLYASEYTEEELKEWVRKINTWNKPTFVYFDNDYMGYAVKNASRLKELLTDISLFQK
- a CDS encoding deoxyribonuclease IV, whose product is MRPLGVHTSIKNTLINSIEEAVQLQCTTFQIFLHSPRIWEIPEYEEQVIDEFKRLRKLHGLNPLVIHASYLINLISSKPKTIASSRYLLKREVLMADALGADYYVIHLKDNKDMDKDEIYAKTKEGFSKIGKLEKCKILIENTAKSKITSQIPDLIETLQKIESENIGGICIDTCHLFAAGYDISGEDGISKFIEEVFQSGSFGLIKLIHLNDSKAPAGSGIDRHEHIGKGHIGISGFERFLKIKELSNVPLILETPKKSPEDDLKNLNAVREILRKLES
- a CDS encoding phosphoribosylaminoimidazolesuccinocarboxamide synthase, producing the protein MGNIVLETNIEGVKFLRRGKVRDIYEVGDYLLIVATDRVSAFDVVLPTGIPGKGKVLTQISLFWFNMVKDIIENHIVSANVDEFPEPLRKYKDILEGRSMLVKKAKPLPVECIVRGYITGSGWKDYQKTGMICGIKLPEGLVESQKLPEPIYTPSTKAEKGHDINISFDETVKILGEEVAKKIKDISISIYKKASEIAEKKGIIIADTKMEFGFYNEQLILIDELLTPDSSRFWAVKNYVPGKPQDSYDKQIVRDYLISINWDKKPPAPPLPDEIVKKTAERYEEIFRILTS
- the thiD gene encoding bifunctional hydroxymethylpyrimidine kinase/phosphomethylpyrimidine kinase codes for the protein MKTALTIGASDPTSGAGIQLDLKVFYSLDIYGLSILTAVTAQSTSEFVLTHPVPPEVIEAQFEVLLKDIKPFGAKTGMLYSKEALQCIVEKIKKFNIKNLVIDPVITSTLGAKLIENNALKILKEELIPLSIAVTANIPEAETLTEVKIEKIEDVYRASEKLYQLGSNFAIIKGGHLEEKAIDILYDGKNFYKIESEKYPGEFHGTGCAFSSAFLSFLCLNYEPKEAFKAAKNFVKNAIINSLKLGKGMRLLKI